GGCCTCGGTTCGCGCGCCAGAGGTCGACAGGACGGTTGCGTCTCCAACCAGCGGCTCCGAACCGCTGACCGGCCAAATCGACAAAGCGTTTGAACGAGGGGATAACCTCAAGAAGCCCGAACCGCTGACCTTCAAACCGAAGCCAAAGGAATAGGCTGCTTCAGAAGAGGAGCGTCGCGGCAAATGTCGCGACGATGATCAGCAGGGCTACGATCGCCATTACGGACGGCGCGCTTTGATCTTCGTCTGCGAAGTCAATGTAGCCCCGGTCGGCCGGCGCGCCCGTCGCGACGTCGCCACGGTCCAGAGCGTCGATCGGAATTTCGCCAGGCAACAACATTTGCGGCCCTCACGCCAAAGCTGAGGGCCGCACAATACACCGAAACTTTTGTTCTGGAAATGTCCCGCTTTTCGCGGACTATCGCTGCGCTGCGGCCGCCACTTGAGGCGGCGTGGCGGCGGCGCCGGCGATTTGGCTTACGATGTAGTTCGCCGCCTGGATCACACTCTCGTTGGCGACCGAATCCAGCTCGGCCGACTGCGTGCTTGTCGCCGCTCCGAAGAGCGCCCCGGAACCACCCCAGCCAAGCCCGCCGCCCCCCCAGGATGATCGCTGGCTGCTGACGTCAAAGGTTTGGCTGGCCGTCACCTCCGAGGCCTTTACATTCACCAGGCGCACGTCGATCGCGAGACTGGCGGTCTTCGAGCTGCGAGTAACGGCGCCCAGGACTGGGACCATGCCGCCACCGAAAGACTGCGTCTTGCCGCCGACATTGAGGGACGTGATAGCGCCGGTCACGAGGTAATCGGCCGACGCGGTCTTGAGCTCGACGCCGGCGGCTTCGGCTTCCTTTTTCAGGTCCTCGAGATCCTCGCGCGCCATGACCTTGAAACAGCCTGTCGCCTTCAGAGCGCTCGTCAGCGCGTTTGAAAGCCCATCACCCAGGGCCGGGAATGACTGCATGCCCTGCGCGGCCTGGGCCATCGCCAGCAGCGCCGCCATGTTCCCGGACGCGCCTTGCGGCTGCGCCGAACTGCAGGCCGTGGCCTTGCATTTGAAAGGGGTCACGGTGAGCGCGGCCACTGGGCTCGAGCAGTGCGCAAGGAGCGACCCCAGATCGCGCGCGGCG
The DNA window shown above is from Caulobacter sp. X and carries:
- the lptE gene encoding LPS assembly lipoprotein LptE is translated as MRITHTASVVLALSLTASAASAETRVAARDLGSLLAHCSSPVAALTVTPFKCKATACSSAQPQGASGNMAALLAMAQAAQGMQSFPALGDGLSNALTSALKATGCFKVMAREDLEDLKKEAEAAGVELKTASADYLVTGAITSLNVGGKTQSFGGGMVPVLGAVTRSSKTASLAIDVRLVNVKASEVTASQTFDVSSQRSSWGGGGLGWGGSGALFGAATSTQSAELDSVANESVIQAANYIVSQIAGAAATPPQVAAAAQR